In Kordia antarctica, the following proteins share a genomic window:
- a CDS encoding ammonium transporter → MELLTINNVWMMICTALVFFMHLGFAFLEIGLTRQKNTINILFKNIFIITVGLLLYCLVGFNLMYPGEFNGVIGFAGFGLDAPLTTEGTLDLAYNEGYTYWTDFLFQGMFAATAATVVSGAVAERMKIGAFMIFTIIYVGFIYPIAGSWKWGGGFLQTLDTPFYDFAGSTLVHSVGGWAALVAVCLLGARIGKFKEGKIQAIPGHNIPLATAGVLILWLGWFGFNGGSVLSADPEATSLTLTTTCLAAAAGGVVAALVSTLRYKNLDLTMFLNGILGGLVGITAGADQMSPTDAIIIGAIAGAIIVFAVSLIDRLKLDDPVGAIAVHLVCGIWGTLAVGLFGNLAGGAQFVSQLIGVVSYAAICIGSSFLIIFALKKTIGIRVSEKEELEGLDAHEHGMDAYPDFRLNEH, encoded by the coding sequence ATGGAATTATTAACTATCAATAATGTATGGATGATGATCTGTACAGCACTTGTGTTCTTTATGCATTTAGGATTTGCATTTTTAGAAATAGGGTTGACAAGACAAAAAAATACAATAAACATTCTGTTCAAAAATATATTTATCATTACGGTTGGATTGTTACTTTATTGCCTGGTTGGATTTAACTTAATGTATCCGGGAGAATTTAATGGAGTTATAGGTTTTGCTGGCTTTGGATTAGATGCTCCGCTAACAACCGAAGGCACTTTAGACTTAGCATACAATGAAGGATATACGTATTGGACTGACTTTTTATTTCAAGGAATGTTTGCAGCCACAGCAGCTACTGTTGTTTCTGGTGCCGTTGCGGAACGAATGAAAATTGGGGCTTTTATGATTTTTACAATTATATATGTAGGATTTATTTATCCAATTGCTGGTTCGTGGAAATGGGGCGGCGGATTTTTACAAACTTTAGACACTCCATTTTATGATTTTGCGGGTTCAACCTTGGTACATTCTGTTGGTGGTTGGGCAGCTTTAGTAGCGGTTTGCTTATTAGGTGCTAGAATTGGAAAGTTTAAAGAAGGAAAAATACAAGCAATTCCCGGACACAACATTCCGTTGGCAACTGCCGGAGTTCTAATTCTTTGGTTAGGTTGGTTTGGATTTAATGGTGGTTCTGTATTATCCGCAGATCCTGAAGCGACATCTTTAACTTTAACAACAACGTGTTTGGCAGCCGCAGCTGGTGGCGTTGTAGCAGCTTTGGTATCTACTTTAAGATATAAAAACCTAGACTTAACCATGTTTTTAAATGGTATTTTAGGAGGATTAGTAGGAATCACTGCTGGTGCAGATCAAATGAGTCCAACAGACGCTATCATAATTGGAGCAATAGCTGGTGCAATTATTGTATTTGCAGTATCGCTCATTGATCGATTAAAATTAGATGATCCTGTAGGAGCTATTGCTGTACATTTAGTTTGTGGAATCTGGGGAACTTTGGCTGTTGGTCTTTTTGGAAATCTAGCAGGTGGCGCACAATTTGTAAGCCAATTAATTGGAGTCGTATCGTATGCCGCAATATGCATAGGTTCTTCCTTTTTAATCATATTTGCCTTGAAAAAAACAATAGGTATTCGAGTTTCGGAAAAAGAAGAATTAGAAGGGCTGGATGCACATGAACATGGAATGGATGCGTATCCAGATTTTAGATTGAATGAACATTAA
- a CDS encoding P-II family nitrogen regulator gives MKKIEAIIRKSKFSNVKKALHEVGVNFFTYWDVTGLGNEKEGHVYRGVSYSTSDIQRRYLSIVVNEDFEEVTIKAILEAAATGEVGDGKIFVSHIEEVYRIRTGEKGGNTLK, from the coding sequence ATGAAAAAAATTGAAGCAATTATTAGAAAATCTAAATTTTCTAATGTTAAAAAAGCATTGCATGAAGTAGGTGTAAATTTCTTTACCTATTGGGATGTTACAGGACTTGGAAATGAAAAAGAAGGTCATGTATACAGAGGTGTTTCTTACAGCACTAGCGACATTCAAAGACGCTATTTATCCATAGTTGTTAATGAAGATTTTGAAGAAGTTACCATAAAAGCGATTCTCGAAGCTGCCGCTACAGGAGAAGTTGGTGATGGAAAAATTTTTGTTTCACACATCGAAGAAGTTTACAGAATACGAACAGGAGAAAAGGGCGGAAACACACTAAAATAA
- a CDS encoding TerD family protein, whose product MAINLSKGQKIDLRKNTASGTSTNLLKFCVGVNWGAIQRSYMMEEKKGGFLGFGGTIEKVQKNFVEAVDLDASCCMFDANKNVVDVVSFKQLTSKDGAIIHSGDDREGDTDGDDGLDNEIISVDLTRINPSIEKVVFFLNSYKKQDFATVPFASIRLYEGTPDKVTQIFATYDVSSDPSFKGYVSMVMGALYKNNGEWKFNAIGDPSTAVDLQETITVITQKYA is encoded by the coding sequence ATGGCTATAAATTTATCTAAAGGGCAAAAAATTGACCTCAGAAAAAATACAGCATCAGGTACTTCCACTAATTTATTAAAATTTTGTGTTGGTGTAAATTGGGGCGCAATTCAACGCTCGTACATGATGGAAGAAAAAAAAGGTGGTTTCCTTGGTTTTGGTGGTACGATTGAAAAAGTACAAAAAAACTTTGTAGAAGCTGTAGATTTAGACGCAAGTTGTTGCATGTTTGATGCTAACAAAAACGTAGTCGATGTGGTTTCTTTTAAGCAATTAACTTCAAAAGATGGTGCTATAATTCATAGTGGCGATGATCGTGAAGGCGACACAGATGGCGATGACGGTTTGGACAACGAAATTATTTCTGTCGATTTAACTCGAATAAATCCATCCATAGAAAAAGTTGTATTCTTCTTAAACAGTTACAAAAAACAAGATTTTGCAACAGTTCCTTTCGCCTCCATTCGTTTATATGAAGGAACACCTGATAAAGTAACCCAAATTTTTGCAACCTATGACGTTTCATCAGATCCTTCCTTTAAAGGATATGTTTCAATGGTTATGGGCGCATTATACAAAAATAACGGTGAGTGGAAATTTAACGCCATCGGAGATCCATCAACAGCAGTTGATTTACAAGAAACAATTACTGTAATTACTCAAAAATACGCGTAG
- a CDS encoding DUF1761 domain-containing protein — protein MENVNWIALVVAALSTLVIGFLWYGPLFGKAWMKETGMTEEKAKQGNMPLRLGLSVVLAFVAVFFIFQNSVLTGGIPPDQLHGLNNPRYLTFGHGVLHGVIISMFVVMPAMVTNAMYEQKSIKYMLINVGYWVVSFALMGGIVNAWT, from the coding sequence ATGGAAAATGTAAATTGGATTGCACTCGTAGTAGCTGCATTATCTACACTTGTGATTGGTTTTTTGTGGTATGGACCTTTATTTGGGAAAGCTTGGATGAAAGAAACAGGCATGACCGAAGAAAAAGCAAAACAAGGAAATATGCCTTTACGACTCGGATTGAGTGTTGTTTTAGCATTTGTTGCAGTATTTTTTATCTTTCAGAACTCTGTACTTACCGGCGGAATTCCTCCAGATCAACTGCATGGATTGAATAATCCAAGGTACTTAACTTTTGGTCATGGAGTTTTGCATGGAGTTATAATTTCAATGTTTGTTGTAATGCCAGCAATGGTAACAAACGCGATGTACGAGCAAAAGTCAATTAAATATATGTTGATTAATGTCGGTTATTGGGTTGTTTCTTTTGCCCTTATGGGCGGAATTGTCAATGCATGGACTTAA
- a CDS encoding TerD family protein, whose amino-acid sequence MAINLQKGQKIEIGLSKLTIGLGWDPNEGTGFDFDLDASAFLLNKDRRLVKESHFIFYNNLCGLGHNENNPCEKNGCTSGVFGVRHTGDDPDGNSSDGDDDEAVMVDLALLPAEIEEILIVVTIEDYEARKQNFGQVRNSYIRIVDETKNEVVAKYELDEDFSIETAVEFGRLYKRNNEWKFEASGVGYKEDLGYFVNKHYSGEVIK is encoded by the coding sequence ATGGCTATAAATTTACAAAAAGGGCAAAAAATTGAAATAGGATTGTCCAAATTAACAATTGGTTTAGGATGGGATCCTAATGAAGGAACTGGATTTGATTTTGACCTTGACGCTTCTGCGTTTCTCTTAAATAAGGATAGAAGACTCGTTAAAGAATCGCATTTTATCTTTTATAACAACTTATGTGGACTTGGTCACAATGAGAATAATCCTTGTGAGAAAAACGGATGTACAAGCGGCGTATTTGGCGTGAGACACACAGGTGATGATCCTGATGGAAACTCGAGCGACGGTGATGATGACGAAGCTGTAATGGTAGATTTAGCATTACTTCCTGCAGAAATTGAAGAAATTCTTATAGTTGTAACGATTGAAGATTACGAAGCGCGAAAACAAAATTTTGGACAAGTGCGAAACTCGTACATCAGAATTGTTGACGAAACTAAAAACGAAGTCGTTGCAAAGTACGAACTAGACGAAGATTTCTCTATTGAAACTGCCGTAGAATTTGGTCGTTTATACAAACGAAATAACGAATGGAAGTTTGAAGCTTCTGGCGTAGGTTACAAAGAAGATTTAGGATATTTCGTTAACAAACATTACTCAGGAGAAGTAATTAAATAA
- the gltB gene encoding glutamate synthase large subunit, whose amino-acid sequence MLKKQGLYLPEFEHDNCGAGFICSLTGKRSNDIIHKALEILVKLEHRGAVSSDGVTGDGAGILIDIPHKFFKIFCEFDLPEAGEYAVSNVFLPKKENQRQYCIDVFEKEIKNQGLKLIGWRDVPVNSKVLGEIAKVTEPFVKQIFIRKNNDKQTDREFNLKLFAARKIAEHTIYGSKLSEAQFFYLPSLSTKIIIFKGLLMPEHINEYYLDLFNSALDTRLALVHQRFSTNTFPTWDLAQPFRYICHNGEINTVRGNVSRMFSREEIMESPLFGDDIKKIIPTVLKGKSDSATLDMVVELLLMTGRSLPEAMMMLVPEAWEKNPNMSDAKKAFYEFNSCLMEPWDGPASIPFTDGNFIGAVLDRNGLRPSRYTVTKKGNVIMSSETGVVDIKPENIEYHGRLEPGKMFLVDMNEGRIVNDEEIKEEIASRHPYRKWLDENLVHLRDLKAKKGHIDYDEIALKKREVIFGYTEEDLNTIIRPMAQLGKEPIGSMGSDTPIAVLSERPQLIYNYFKQIFAQVTNPPLDGIREELVTDISLTLGSDVNIFDVNAEHCKKLKIQNPVISKHDLDKIRDYDTNPDFKIESISMLYEVNRGLNQLEVALEGLVTQASKAIDEGANIIILSDRYVDKDHAPIPALLACSYLNHALHKLEKRSRISLIIESAEPREVHHFALLFGYGASAVNPYIVNEIVQKQIDDSDLTDLEYLAAIKNYNKAVGKGILKVMNKIGISTLNSYRGSQLFECIGINTKTVEKYFPNTPTRIQGIGLREIEQEIVKRHKKAFQANEANIDIEIGGEYRWRRGQEKHMFNPLTVAKLQESVRTNKASTFKEFSDLVNNQSEQLMTIRGLFEFDQFDPIPIEEVEPWTEIVKRFKTGAMSYGSISKEAHENLAVAMNRIGGKSNSGEGGEDQERFYKSSQGDWKNSAIKQVASGRFGVTSNYLTSASEIQIKIAQGAKPGEGGQLPGPKVNKEIAKTRNSTPYVGLISPPPHHDIYSIEDLSQLIYDVKSANRTARINVKLVSEIGVGTVAAGVAKAKADVILIAGFDGGTGATPLTSQKHAGLPWELGIAEAQQTLVMNDLRNRIVLECDGQLKTGRDVAIACLLGAEEFGFATAPLVASGCIMMRVCHLNTCPVGIATQNPELRKKFKGKPEHVVNYMYFVAQELREIMAKLGFRTINEMVGQSQKLNRNKAIDHYKASGLDLSPILHKVEVADDVKLYNTYCQDHNLNVHLDFKIIKQAHQALFRRQKTNLKMPITNIDRAVGAVVSNEISKIYGAEGLPDDTINIDFTGSAGQSFGAFATKGLSFTVHGNTNDYLGKGLSGAKLIIKVPEKCTIIPEDNIITGNVTLYGATSGEVYINGKAGERFCVRNSGAKAVVEGIGDHGCEYMTGGIAVILGEVGRNFGAGMSGGIAYVLDKDGTFKQNCNADDLNIDPISNVDDELQLEQLIENHFQATGSPLARRILDNWKTVLPKFKKVVPEEYRQALVRLEQEKLETA is encoded by the coding sequence ATGTTAAAGAAACAAGGACTCTATTTACCAGAATTTGAACACGATAATTGCGGCGCAGGATTTATATGCAGTTTAACTGGAAAACGGTCTAATGATATCATTCACAAAGCACTTGAAATTTTAGTAAAACTAGAACATCGTGGAGCAGTGAGTTCCGATGGTGTAACTGGAGATGGCGCAGGTATTTTAATTGATATTCCACACAAGTTTTTCAAAATATTTTGCGAGTTCGATTTACCTGAAGCTGGAGAATATGCCGTGAGTAATGTATTTCTTCCTAAAAAAGAGAATCAGCGTCAATATTGTATAGATGTCTTTGAAAAAGAAATTAAAAATCAAGGTTTAAAACTTATTGGCTGGAGAGATGTTCCAGTAAACAGTAAAGTGTTAGGCGAAATTGCCAAAGTAACTGAACCTTTTGTAAAGCAGATTTTTATAAGGAAAAATAACGATAAGCAAACAGATAGAGAATTTAATTTAAAATTATTTGCAGCGCGTAAAATTGCAGAACATACTATATATGGTTCTAAATTATCGGAAGCTCAGTTCTTTTACCTTCCGAGTTTATCAACAAAAATTATAATATTTAAAGGGCTTTTAATGCCTGAACATATAAATGAGTACTATCTTGATTTATTCAATTCAGCTTTAGATACACGATTAGCATTGGTTCACCAACGTTTTTCTACCAACACATTTCCAACCTGGGATTTAGCACAACCGTTTAGATACATTTGCCATAATGGCGAAATAAATACGGTAAGAGGTAATGTTTCAAGAATGTTTTCTCGTGAAGAAATTATGGAAAGCCCATTATTTGGAGACGACATTAAAAAGATAATCCCAACCGTTTTAAAAGGAAAATCAGATTCTGCAACCTTAGATATGGTCGTAGAATTATTATTAATGACAGGTCGTTCGCTTCCAGAAGCAATGATGATGTTAGTGCCAGAAGCTTGGGAGAAAAATCCAAACATGTCGGATGCTAAAAAAGCATTCTACGAATTTAATTCATGCTTAATGGAACCTTGGGACGGACCAGCTTCTATTCCATTTACAGACGGTAATTTTATCGGAGCTGTTTTAGACAGAAATGGTTTGCGTCCTTCACGTTACACAGTGACAAAAAAAGGAAACGTGATTATGTCTTCAGAGACTGGAGTTGTAGATATAAAGCCTGAAAACATTGAATATCATGGTCGATTAGAGCCAGGGAAAATGTTTTTGGTAGACATGAATGAAGGTAGAATTGTAAATGATGAAGAAATAAAAGAAGAAATAGCTTCAAGACATCCGTATCGTAAATGGTTAGATGAAAATTTAGTTCACTTGCGTGATCTTAAAGCAAAAAAAGGACATATTGATTATGATGAAATTGCCCTAAAAAAGCGTGAAGTTATTTTTGGATATACGGAAGAAGACTTAAACACTATTATTCGCCCTATGGCACAATTGGGTAAAGAACCTATTGGATCTATGGGAAGCGATACGCCAATTGCAGTTTTATCTGAGCGTCCACAATTAATTTACAACTACTTCAAACAAATATTTGCGCAAGTTACCAATCCGCCTTTAGATGGAATTCGTGAAGAATTAGTAACAGATATCAGTTTAACCTTAGGAAGCGATGTCAATATCTTCGACGTTAATGCAGAACATTGTAAAAAACTAAAAATACAGAATCCAGTAATTTCAAAGCACGATTTAGATAAAATAAGAGATTACGATACAAATCCTGACTTTAAAATCGAATCTATTTCCATGTTATATGAAGTAAATCGTGGATTAAATCAATTAGAAGTTGCGCTTGAAGGCTTAGTAACTCAAGCGTCGAAAGCAATTGATGAAGGTGCAAATATCATTATCCTTTCGGATAGATATGTAGATAAAGATCATGCGCCAATTCCAGCATTATTAGCATGTTCTTATTTAAACCATGCGTTACACAAACTAGAAAAACGCTCAAGAATTAGTTTAATTATAGAATCTGCCGAACCTCGAGAAGTACATCATTTCGCCTTACTATTTGGTTATGGAGCAAGTGCTGTGAATCCTTATATAGTAAACGAAATTGTTCAGAAACAAATAGACGATTCAGATCTAACGGATTTAGAATACTTAGCAGCAATCAAAAATTACAACAAAGCTGTCGGGAAAGGCATCTTAAAAGTGATGAACAAAATTGGGATTTCAACACTAAACTCGTATCGTGGTTCGCAACTATTTGAATGTATTGGAATCAACACAAAAACAGTTGAAAAATACTTTCCAAACACACCAACCCGGATTCAAGGTATTGGCTTGCGCGAGATAGAACAAGAAATTGTAAAGCGTCATAAAAAAGCATTTCAAGCAAATGAGGCAAATATAGACATTGAAATTGGAGGCGAATACAGATGGAGGCGTGGACAGGAAAAACACATGTTCAATCCGTTAACGGTTGCCAAATTACAAGAATCTGTTCGAACAAACAAAGCATCAACATTTAAAGAATTTTCAGATTTGGTAAACAACCAATCAGAGCAATTAATGACTATTAGAGGTTTATTCGAATTCGATCAATTTGATCCAATTCCAATAGAAGAAGTAGAACCTTGGACAGAAATTGTAAAACGTTTCAAAACTGGAGCGATGTCTTACGGCTCTATTAGTAAAGAAGCGCACGAAAATTTAGCAGTAGCGATGAACAGAATTGGAGGAAAATCTAATTCTGGCGAAGGTGGAGAAGATCAAGAACGTTTCTATAAAAGTTCGCAAGGCGATTGGAAAAACTCTGCCATCAAACAAGTGGCTTCAGGTCGTTTTGGTGTAACATCAAACTACTTAACAAGTGCCAGTGAAATTCAAATAAAAATTGCACAAGGCGCAAAACCTGGTGAAGGCGGGCAATTACCTGGACCAAAGGTGAATAAAGAAATTGCAAAAACAAGAAACTCTACGCCATATGTAGGTTTAATTTCTCCGCCACCACATCACGATATTTATTCAATTGAAGACTTATCGCAACTAATATATGATGTAAAATCGGCAAACAGAACTGCGAGAATCAATGTAAAACTTGTATCAGAAATTGGTGTAGGTACTGTTGCAGCAGGAGTTGCCAAAGCAAAAGCAGATGTAATTTTAATTGCTGGTTTTGATGGCGGAACAGGCGCAACACCTCTAACATCACAAAAACATGCAGGTTTACCGTGGGAATTAGGAATTGCTGAAGCACAACAGACGTTGGTAATGAACGATTTAAGAAATAGAATTGTTTTAGAATGTGATGGACAATTAAAAACTGGTCGAGATGTAGCAATTGCTTGTTTGCTAGGCGCAGAAGAATTTGGTTTTGCAACGGCTCCATTAGTTGCTTCAGGTTGTATAATGATGCGAGTTTGTCACTTAAATACGTGTCCTGTTGGAATTGCAACGCAAAATCCTGAATTGCGTAAAAAATTCAAAGGAAAACCAGAACATGTAGTGAACTATATGTATTTCGTAGCACAAGAATTACGCGAAATTATGGCGAAACTTGGGTTTAGAACGATCAATGAAATGGTTGGACAATCTCAAAAACTAAACAGAAACAAAGCAATAGATCATTACAAAGCTTCTGGGCTCGATTTATCACCAATATTACACAAAGTAGAAGTTGCTGACGATGTAAAATTATACAACACATATTGTCAAGATCATAACTTGAATGTGCATTTAGATTTCAAGATTATTAAACAAGCGCATCAAGCGTTATTTCGAAGACAAAAAACGAATTTAAAAATGCCTATCACCAATATTGATAGAGCAGTTGGAGCTGTAGTAAGTAACGAAATCTCTAAAATTTACGGAGCTGAAGGTTTGCCAGATGACACCATAAATATTGATTTTACAGGTTCTGCGGGACAAAGTTTTGGAGCATTTGCCACCAAAGGATTATCCTTTACAGTTCATGGAAACACAAACGATTACTTAGGAAAAGGTTTATCTGGAGCAAAATTAATCATCAAAGTACCAGAAAAATGTACGATTATTCCAGAAGATAACATCATTACTGGAAACGTAACCTTATATGGAGCAACCTCTGGTGAAGTGTACATAAACGGAAAAGCAGGTGAACGTTTTTGTGTTCGGAACTCTGGTGCAAAAGCAGTTGTAGAAGGAATTGGAGATCATGGTTGCGAATACATGACTGGTGGAATTGCAGTAATTCTTGGCGAAGTTGGACGAAACTTTGGCGCAGGAATGAGTGGCGGAATTGCCTATGTTTTAGATAAAGATGGAACCTTCAAACAAAACTGTAATGCAGACGATTTAAACATTGATCCAATAAGCAATGTTGATGACGAATTGCAGTTAGAACAACTGATAGAAAATCATTTTCAAGCAACTGGAAGTCCATTGGCAAGACGCATTTTAGATAACTGGAAAACAGTGCTTCCAAAATTTAAAAAAGTAGTACCAGAAGAGTACAGACAAGCTTTAGTGAGATTAGAACAAGAAAAATTAGAAACAGCTTAA
- a CDS encoding outer membrane beta-barrel protein, with translation MKHVLTLTLLLTTFFVSAQEDTEAPKKKFTFEGSLDAYFRTNFTAPNDDNQIAPETSFADTAGFSLGMANIIAAYEKGKVGAVADLVFGPRGEAASSTVLNQLYAYYNISENTKLTIGKFNTFLGYEVISPVGNFNYSTSYLFSNGPFSHTGLKADFTLSEDFSLMLGVFNQTDVTEFNPDGSYAIGAQVGYSDQFLNLLYDKAGLGFEIDYTGGFDATEDFFIGINAAYADNKGEGFYGANIYPQYKTTESLTIGLRGEFFQTQSDAIADDPSVFAITLTGSYVIDEDLIIKPEFRVDSGSEDIFIDTDLMATKSLGSFVVAAIYKF, from the coding sequence ATGAAACACGTACTTACTTTAACACTACTTTTAACAACTTTTTTTGTGAGTGCTCAAGAAGATACGGAAGCGCCTAAAAAGAAATTTACTTTTGAAGGAAGTCTAGACGCTTATTTTAGAACAAATTTCACAGCACCAAATGATGATAATCAAATTGCGCCGGAAACTTCTTTTGCAGATACCGCAGGTTTTTCATTAGGTATGGCAAATATTATTGCTGCTTATGAAAAAGGGAAAGTTGGTGCTGTTGCCGATTTAGTTTTCGGTCCAAGAGGTGAAGCTGCAAGTTCAACAGTATTAAACCAATTATACGCTTATTATAACATTAGTGAAAACACAAAGTTGACTATCGGAAAGTTCAACACTTTTTTAGGCTATGAAGTTATTTCTCCTGTTGGAAATTTCAATTACAGTACTTCTTATTTATTCTCTAACGGTCCATTTTCACATACTGGATTGAAAGCTGATTTTACACTTTCTGAAGATTTTAGCTTAATGCTCGGCGTATTTAATCAAACCGATGTTACAGAATTTAATCCTGATGGAAGTTATGCAATAGGAGCACAAGTAGGATATAGCGATCAATTCTTAAACTTACTATATGACAAAGCCGGATTGGGTTTTGAAATAGATTATACAGGTGGTTTTGATGCTACTGAAGATTTCTTTATTGGAATCAATGCTGCGTACGCAGATAATAAAGGCGAAGGATTTTACGGAGCAAACATCTATCCTCAATATAAAACAACCGAATCTTTAACCATAGGATTAAGAGGCGAATTTTTTCAAACGCAAAGCGATGCAATAGCTGATGATCCTAGTGTTTTTGCAATCACACTTACTGGAAGTTATGTAATTGATGAAGATTTAATTATCAAGCCTGAATTTAGGGTTGATAGCGGTTCTGAAGACATTTTTATTGATACCGATTTAATGGCAACAAAAAGTTTAGGCTCTTTTGTAGTAGCTGCCATTTACAAATTTTAA